One Gimesia aquarii DNA segment encodes these proteins:
- a CDS encoding C39 family peptidase — MFVRFVMVIAFVVLNPLVERSFAQQEVAVDHAVAPGNRQTVKPVKSDVFLKIKHIRQKEKLCATASASMALSHYGVEMDQVLIKQLAASVSKNPQFVGTYYVDLVNGLAKKGIHWKRNPHPTTSKGFRTGLKTIRESLFAGCPVLIDTNLAPNGHTMLVNGIDPRRRLISVIDPNRPAPGQRKYTYNQFEKIWRSKTVNVRGSILTFPPEKKSGQNENKKSS, encoded by the coding sequence ATGTTCGTACGCTTTGTCATGGTAATTGCTTTTGTCGTACTCAACCCGCTCGTTGAACGGTCATTCGCTCAACAGGAAGTTGCCGTGGATCATGCTGTGGCTCCAGGGAACAGGCAAACTGTGAAACCCGTTAAAAGTGATGTGTTCCTGAAGATTAAACATATTCGCCAAAAAGAGAAGCTTTGCGCAACGGCTTCCGCATCGATGGCATTATCACACTATGGCGTTGAGATGGATCAAGTGTTGATTAAGCAACTGGCGGCGTCTGTGAGCAAGAATCCACAATTTGTCGGGACGTATTACGTCGATTTGGTTAACGGGTTGGCAAAGAAAGGGATTCACTGGAAACGGAATCCACATCCGACAACCTCGAAGGGATTTCGAACGGGATTAAAAACGATTCGTGAAAGCTTGTTTGCAGGTTGCCCCGTCCTCATTGACACAAATCTGGCGCCGAATGGGCATACAATGCTTGTCAACGGAATCGATCCACGACGACGACTGATTTCGGTGATCGATCCGAACCGACCTGCGCCAGGGCAGCGAAAATACACATACAATCAGTTTGAGAAGATCTGGCGGTCAAAGACAGTCAATGTTCGGGGGAGTATTCTGACGTTTCCGCCAGAGAAGAAAAGTGGCCAAAACGAGAATAAGAAGTCGAGCTAG
- a CDS encoding DinB family protein has product MSAQGQWASEKLKLLESSRERLAGVINRLGTEGLDRRIRDGWTVKEMLAHLAFWEETSLPVIQGLFRGGPEIPVEEWYGGTDLEIAPDAPWPDADTHNEREARWARSHTHTEVLDRLHHARQLLMNVTGSVTDEEGDGQIGQHLTEMFHHTDSHLAELESIAVS; this is encoded by the coding sequence ATGAGCGCGCAGGGTCAGTGGGCGAGCGAAAAACTGAAACTTCTTGAATCCAGTCGGGAACGTCTGGCAGGTGTTATTAATCGTTTAGGAACTGAAGGCCTTGACCGACGTATCCGTGATGGCTGGACTGTGAAGGAGATGTTGGCTCATCTTGCGTTCTGGGAAGAAACAAGCCTGCCTGTCATTCAAGGTCTGTTTCGTGGCGGTCCGGAAATCCCTGTGGAAGAGTGGTATGGGGGCACCGATCTTGAGATCGCACCAGACGCCCCGTGGCCCGATGCTGATACGCATAATGAACGCGAAGCAAGATGGGCACGCAGCCATACACACACTGAGGTCCTGGATCGATTGCATCACGCCAGACAACTGTTAATGAATGTCACTGGTTCTGTGACTGATGAAGAAGGCGACGGTCAGATTGGTCAACACCTCACAGAAATGTTTCACCATACCGACAGCCATCTTGCTGAGCTGGAGTCGATTGCCGTTTCCTAA
- the sigZ gene encoding RNA polymerase sigma factor SigZ produces MKDQSSHITTEQIWRELSDRLRQFVRSRVNSATDVDDILQTVFLRIHQKIEDLHQIERLEAWVFQITRNAVIDHFRKKRDVPNDDLAQNVVAEMKSVENLNTEVAGCLTALIDHLPEDQKRAVSMYELEGISQKEIAERESISLSGAKSRIQRGRKSLETMLKECCQFQFDKQGNILKCKAEGNPSCDTGDC; encoded by the coding sequence ATGAAAGACCAGAGCTCCCACATCACAACCGAACAAATCTGGCGCGAGCTGAGTGATCGGCTGCGCCAGTTTGTCAGGTCACGCGTGAATTCAGCAACGGATGTGGATGACATTTTACAAACGGTGTTCCTCCGCATTCATCAAAAGATCGAGGACCTCCACCAAATCGAGCGGCTGGAAGCCTGGGTCTTTCAAATCACACGTAATGCCGTGATTGATCATTTTCGCAAAAAACGAGATGTGCCAAATGATGACCTCGCGCAGAACGTAGTTGCCGAAATGAAAAGCGTCGAGAATCTGAACACAGAAGTTGCCGGTTGCCTGACCGCTTTGATTGACCATTTACCTGAAGATCAAAAGCGGGCCGTCTCGATGTATGAACTGGAAGGCATTTCACAAAAAGAGATCGCCGAGCGCGAATCGATTTCCCTTTCCGGCGCAAAATCCCGAATTCAACGTGGCCGTAAATCTCTTGAAACGATGCTGAAAGAGTGCTGTCAGTTCCAGTTCGACAAACAGGGAAACATTCTCAAATGCAAAGCAGAAGGTAACCCATCTTGTGATACCGGCGATTGCTGA
- a CDS encoding BlaI/MecI/CopY family transcriptional regulator, producing MNHQKEKIPDAERDVLVCLNQLKEATVKEICEALRTVRKMEPSSVMTLLKRLESRKLVTKRKADKGKAFLFRSTPESTQAYRHLMNDLFQGVFGGDTLSFMASFFETRKPTEEEIEQLHQLLDDVRTKKQKSKKKGNQ from the coding sequence ATGAATCATCAAAAAGAAAAAATTCCGGATGCCGAACGCGATGTTCTAGTCTGTCTCAATCAGTTGAAAGAAGCCACTGTCAAAGAGATCTGTGAAGCGCTGAGGACAGTTCGGAAGATGGAACCCTCTTCCGTCATGACGTTATTGAAACGGTTGGAGTCCAGAAAACTCGTCACTAAACGCAAGGCTGATAAAGGCAAGGCGTTTCTCTTCCGCTCGACTCCAGAGTCAACTCAAGCATACAGGCATCTGATGAACGACTTGTTTCAAGGCGTTTTTGGTGGTGATACGCTCTCGTTTATGGCTTCGTTCTTCGAAACACGTAAGCCGACAGAAGAAGAAATCGAACAGCTGCATCAACTCCTTGACGATGTTCGGACCAAAAAGCAAAAGTCGAAAAAGAAGGGGAACCAGTGA
- a CDS encoding SMI1/KNR4 family protein: MTISVQDILSPLDPYWDRIIRQPMSSEAVDDLEQQVGHPMPAPLRDYLMAVGLFQDLTNWNTSSIEVYDRPSQFINTYQYLCKILPPEKQDFFPFGDDGAGNVFCLPTAADVPCRIHFLDHETRKLSKRKDFGDWLQSVVVKVKRGIRRRIPNEHKVWSVQFSFNGISYDELTQLLASLGQFREIDSDWMNPETSDVGVKSANRQVELNEDRFKIGRLEYEKWDGPSFSFNMMEPIADGFEHSRIRKFDRSFKEKWPGYRLVDYGPLDSRELEKD, from the coding sequence ATGACCATTTCTGTGCAAGACATTTTGTCCCCTCTTGATCCTTATTGGGATCGCATCATTCGTCAACCGATGTCAAGCGAAGCGGTTGACGACTTGGAACAGCAGGTTGGTCACCCGATGCCGGCCCCATTGAGAGACTACTTGATGGCGGTCGGACTCTTTCAGGATTTGACCAATTGGAATACTTCGTCCATTGAGGTCTATGACCGACCTTCGCAATTCATTAACACCTACCAGTACCTCTGCAAGATTCTTCCGCCCGAGAAACAGGATTTCTTTCCTTTCGGTGACGACGGCGCAGGAAACGTGTTTTGCCTGCCGACGGCCGCGGATGTTCCATGCCGGATCCACTTCCTGGATCACGAAACCCGCAAGCTCTCGAAACGCAAGGACTTTGGCGACTGGCTTCAATCGGTTGTCGTCAAGGTGAAGCGGGGCATCCGGCGACGTATCCCGAACGAACACAAAGTATGGTCGGTTCAGTTCTCTTTCAATGGAATTTCTTATGACGAGTTGACGCAACTGCTGGCATCGTTGGGGCAGTTTAGAGAGATCGATTCGGACTGGATGAATCCTGAGACGAGCGACGTCGGTGTGAAATCAGCAAATCGACAGGTCGAACTCAACGAAGATCGTTTCAAGATAGGGAGACTGGAGTACGAGAAATGGGACGGCCCTTCTTTCTCCTTCAACATGATGGAACCGATTGCAGACGGTTTCGAGCACTCCCGTATTCGCAAGTTCGATCGCTCGTTCAAAGAAAAGTGGCCTGGATACCGACTCGTTGACTACGGGCCACTTGATTCGCGAGAACTTGAAAAGGATTAG
- a CDS encoding RNA polymerase sigma factor, with protein MDRPTSYDNLIRPIEDKMLATVWRVLRSTQDAEDTLQDVLTTVWQKWSKIERHPNPRAFILKICANAAIDQLRKQIRLKNRESVSELSHLLPSPHIPPQDEAIGQETLKEIMGAVAQLSENQATAFVMRFVQVEPYENIAMALECEEATARKHVARGKKKLAEILSHLNPNFTEI; from the coding sequence GTGGATCGACCAACAAGCTACGACAACTTAATTCGTCCTATCGAAGACAAGATGCTGGCAACGGTTTGGCGTGTACTTCGCTCGACTCAAGATGCTGAAGATACGCTCCAGGATGTGCTCACGACAGTCTGGCAAAAATGGTCGAAAATCGAACGACATCCTAATCCGCGTGCTTTCATCTTAAAAATTTGTGCCAATGCTGCCATCGACCAACTTCGGAAACAGATTCGTCTTAAAAACAGAGAATCCGTCTCTGAGTTATCTCATCTGTTGCCATCGCCACATATCCCTCCGCAGGACGAAGCGATCGGACAAGAGACGTTGAAAGAGATCATGGGGGCTGTCGCTCAGCTCTCAGAAAACCAGGCAACCGCATTCGTCATGCGATTTGTCCAGGTAGAACCGTACGAGAACATCGCTATGGCCCTTGAGTGTGAAGAGGCAACCGCCCGCAAACATGTGGCTCGCGGAAAGAAGAAACTCGCTGAAATTCTTAGTCACCTCAATCCCAATTTCACTGAAATATGA
- a CDS encoding DUF1573 domain-containing protein gives MKHLHLWVIVCACVFIGVSSGIILRLFTTVTDLPHTELTSQLNPSDPKYQDVMCGPVSLFVALGLLGISSSQSDIASKCKVTHRGVTFAELESIANSDSRVRARIQRLNWDELSLLDGVAVLFVKGDHFITVDPREKRYDIIKSVGLRVYEPKRPAQWWSREKLEGVWDGETLVISSQIIPDHEIPLGSLIDWDKCFLDQGIVKDTPVVNYRFSFCNIGNKDLIVYEVQTSCGCLDYNLSKKQLSPGESAHIEVRLDTKNKEGYVEQYVTVKTNELRNPISMLTMAGGIPRARVISSDAISFEDLPRGNNTSKKFYVADPGFNGAKILDTRFVPNPDSNVGEHLNCSISYELIGKDTGRVASLAGFHTKSDDYEVQVSFEANKMCPLGAYQGVVYITLEVNGVLKTHKVFVEGVVVQDVRPVPRVALITLDPEGTGSVSIQLHSYSKQEIRVVKMWSDGKNSLKVRPEDESESANKKYVITAQTSDIVAGTAPVNQTVVFMLEGGAEVSVPVALFMPPKTN, from the coding sequence ATGAAACACTTACACCTTTGGGTAATCGTGTGTGCGTGTGTTTTCATTGGTGTTTCTTCTGGCATTATATTGAGACTATTTACTACCGTTACAGATTTACCACACACAGAACTAACATCTCAGCTTAATCCATCTGACCCCAAATATCAGGATGTGATGTGTGGTCCCGTGAGCCTGTTTGTTGCTTTGGGACTTCTTGGTATTAGTAGCTCTCAGTCGGATATTGCCTCTAAATGCAAAGTGACGCACCGAGGTGTAACTTTTGCAGAGCTAGAAAGCATTGCTAATAGTGACAGTCGGGTTAGGGCCAGGATCCAACGACTTAACTGGGATGAATTGAGCCTATTAGACGGCGTAGCAGTATTATTTGTAAAGGGGGACCATTTTATAACAGTGGACCCGCGTGAGAAACGGTACGACATTATTAAGAGTGTTGGGTTGCGGGTTTATGAACCTAAACGCCCGGCACAGTGGTGGTCACGTGAAAAATTGGAAGGAGTATGGGATGGGGAGACTTTAGTAATTTCTTCCCAAATAATTCCTGACCACGAGATTCCTTTAGGATCATTAATCGATTGGGACAAGTGTTTTCTTGACCAAGGAATCGTAAAAGATACTCCTGTTGTTAATTATCGGTTTTCATTTTGTAATATTGGCAATAAAGACCTCATTGTTTATGAAGTTCAAACGAGTTGTGGCTGCCTAGACTATAACCTAAGTAAAAAGCAGCTTAGTCCTGGTGAGTCTGCCCACATCGAAGTGAGACTAGACACTAAGAATAAAGAAGGATATGTAGAGCAATATGTGACTGTAAAGACAAACGAATTGAGAAATCCGATATCTATGCTGACGATGGCAGGAGGGATACCAAGAGCCCGTGTAATCTCCAGTGATGCAATTAGTTTTGAGGATTTACCTCGGGGAAATAATACATCCAAAAAGTTTTACGTAGCCGATCCTGGATTCAACGGTGCTAAGATACTTGATACTCGTTTTGTGCCTAACCCTGATTCAAATGTAGGAGAACATTTGAACTGTTCGATTTCCTACGAGTTGATAGGAAAGGACACCGGCCGTGTTGCATCACTCGCTGGATTCCATACTAAATCTGATGATTATGAGGTACAGGTTTCGTTTGAAGCGAATAAGATGTGTCCATTAGGTGCTTATCAAGGAGTGGTCTATATAACTCTCGAAGTTAATGGCGTCCTCAAAACACATAAAGTGTTTGTAGAAGGTGTAGTTGTGCAAGATGTACGCCCAGTCCCGCGCGTAGCATTGATTACACTTGATCCAGAAGGTACTGGTAGCGTATCTATTCAATTGCATAGCTATTCGAAACAGGAAATTCGAGTCGTAAAAATGTGGTCGGATGGCAAGAACTCATTGAAGGTTAGGCCGGAAGATGAATCGGAATCTGCAAACAAAAAGTATGTAATTACGGCGCAGACCTCCGACATTGTTGCTGGTACTGCTCCCGTAAATCAAACTGTCGTATTTATGCTCGAGGGGGGGGCTGAGGTTTCTGTGCCTGTAGCTTTATTTATGCCACCAAAAACAAATTAA
- a CDS encoding M56 family metallopeptidase encodes MNVLNKTANELSHIILHASWQAALIAGFVFVLLILTRRIMSSQLRYALLLVVLVKFVTPPFLDLPTGVISHYSPIRSTVVSSETIYLVDSATTNASATSQHSNHTENKFPLVAVKPDITITEPGSNRSTMLEVSKPKTEFPWSTLLMSIYLFGTAVFVALLIHRYRLVRQIMRESDIQSDGVLWSELKRISKQLKMKSLPELRISDKTDAPFAMGAFRPVIVMPRLIAEELQPDQLTIVMAHELAHIHRRDLLIGWFETLVNILWWFHPAMWWLRKSLRETREDCCDDILLANQLANPDRYCETLIDAASRQSTKLAEPLVLGFVHREHPIARRIRRLMDGSLFRADRLRFPAIILTLLLALIMLPGMRPERQSVTKTTLEGLFGWTNLSFQIDASEEATINECRKIAQTYFSMSSYKRIFSQLETRVRLEAILDEHPKCFYAQYLLGTWYRLNGDLELSTQLLNESLANAPVVLSQRYRLGNGKPIRGVEISEIEIECNRVQNHSLDPSLNLKFVGLITDSKGMVHLPVYDTVYRISTQSYPEGYYAEFKNLGWFKSNSLNGELPDVMVWRPWSQPRNFTGTAAESKWLNNARGTDTRELTSGPNSYKLGGIARSQADGTFTIENGKGKSLPSLQTELPDIKNAKFMDHALVNLSEPAPSRFEIAEVQFLDSQTKIPLQSFQSGAGFTWTDKSNIHLFSIWDTLPNIVDLVLKVYNYDENIFRYKIQPKVGATAQHAGASFKITHLTAGNHSGWSSRDGFYGEAQSLSSTSEMIVDITGSKQSRFSLWVVSKDGRRQNLKEGWFSISVGSSPIRIMMPLHEIDHFELLPYVKPVSIYFEKIQLPARKTPLEQQLPVIEFPIGGTARNMTSDLFSPLLVNFESQRGNVFSGCGSRMRGFELRERPEEERSPETKSTVMWNYWANIKMNHQLDFTFKSGTAKKGGRSSYNCSGAWGVVNVASLNKPLESIDTVRLQFLPKTADD; translated from the coding sequence ATGAACGTTCTCAATAAAACTGCCAATGAATTGAGCCATATCATCCTGCACGCCAGTTGGCAGGCAGCGCTCATCGCAGGATTCGTGTTCGTTTTATTAATTTTGACACGTCGGATCATGAGCTCACAACTTCGATATGCACTTTTGCTCGTAGTCCTGGTAAAATTCGTGACACCACCATTCTTGGATCTCCCCACCGGTGTCATCTCGCACTACTCGCCCATTCGTTCCACAGTAGTCAGCTCTGAAACGATCTATTTGGTTGACTCAGCAACGACGAATGCTTCAGCAACTTCACAACACAGCAATCACACCGAAAATAAATTCCCCCTGGTCGCAGTGAAGCCTGATATCACAATCACCGAACCTGGTTCAAATCGTTCAACTATGCTTGAAGTCTCAAAGCCAAAGACAGAATTCCCATGGTCAACTCTGTTGATGTCCATCTACTTGTTCGGTACAGCAGTCTTTGTAGCATTACTAATTCATCGCTATCGATTAGTACGACAAATTATGCGAGAAAGTGACATCCAGAGCGACGGAGTTTTGTGGTCTGAACTAAAAAGAATCTCGAAACAATTAAAAATGAAATCGCTTCCGGAATTGCGCATCTCAGACAAAACAGACGCGCCATTCGCGATGGGAGCGTTCCGACCGGTCATTGTCATGCCGCGTCTCATTGCAGAAGAATTGCAACCGGATCAACTTACCATTGTGATGGCACATGAACTGGCTCATATCCATCGGCGTGATCTATTAATTGGCTGGTTCGAAACTCTGGTGAATATTCTCTGGTGGTTTCATCCAGCGATGTGGTGGCTCAGAAAATCTCTGCGAGAGACCCGCGAAGATTGCTGTGATGATATCCTGCTAGCCAATCAACTTGCCAACCCAGATCGCTACTGTGAAACGTTGATCGATGCCGCAAGCCGACAATCAACCAAATTGGCGGAACCGCTGGTTCTAGGGTTTGTACACCGAGAACATCCCATCGCCCGACGGATTCGCCGCCTGATGGATGGTTCTCTCTTCAGAGCAGATCGCTTGCGTTTTCCAGCCATCATCCTGACTCTACTTTTGGCTCTCATCATGCTACCCGGTATGCGGCCCGAGCGTCAGTCTGTAACTAAAACAACACTGGAAGGACTATTCGGTTGGACGAATCTTTCGTTTCAGATCGATGCCAGCGAAGAAGCGACCATTAACGAATGCCGAAAGATAGCCCAGACATACTTCAGCATGAGTAGTTACAAAAGAATATTCTCTCAATTGGAAACACGTGTGAGATTAGAGGCAATTTTGGATGAGCACCCGAAATGTTTTTACGCACAGTATCTGCTTGGAACCTGGTACCGTCTGAACGGCGATCTCGAACTTTCGACCCAACTTTTGAATGAGTCGCTAGCCAATGCTCCGGTTGTTCTTTCACAAAGATATAGACTCGGCAATGGTAAGCCAATTCGAGGAGTCGAAATTTCTGAGATAGAAATTGAGTGCAATCGAGTTCAGAATCACTCTTTGGATCCCAGTCTGAATTTGAAGTTTGTGGGCTTGATCACTGATTCAAAAGGCATGGTCCACCTGCCAGTCTACGACACCGTATATCGCATCAGCACTCAGTCATATCCCGAAGGTTATTATGCAGAATTCAAAAATCTCGGCTGGTTTAAGTCGAACTCACTGAATGGCGAATTACCAGATGTCATGGTCTGGCGGCCCTGGTCACAACCCCGAAATTTCACAGGCACGGCCGCCGAGTCTAAGTGGCTTAACAACGCGAGAGGAACAGACACACGCGAACTCACATCAGGGCCTAATTCGTACAAGCTGGGAGGAATCGCACGCAGTCAGGCTGACGGCACATTCACAATTGAAAACGGAAAAGGAAAAAGCCTGCCTTCGCTCCAGACAGAATTACCAGATATCAAAAATGCGAAATTTATGGATCACGCCTTGGTCAATCTTTCAGAACCGGCGCCATCACGTTTTGAGATTGCAGAGGTGCAATTTCTTGATTCACAGACAAAGATTCCTCTGCAATCGTTTCAGAGCGGCGCAGGCTTTACCTGGACAGACAAATCGAACATTCACTTATTCTCAATCTGGGATACGTTGCCCAATATTGTCGACCTTGTTCTGAAAGTCTATAACTATGACGAAAATATCTTCCGCTACAAAATTCAGCCAAAAGTCGGCGCAACCGCGCAACATGCAGGAGCTTCATTCAAAATCACACATCTGACCGCGGGAAACCATAGCGGCTGGAGTTCAAGAGATGGGTTTTATGGAGAAGCGCAGAGTCTCAGTAGCACATCTGAGATGATCGTTGACATCACGGGAAGCAAGCAGTCGCGTTTTTCGCTATGGGTTGTGTCGAAGGACGGACGCAGGCAGAATCTAAAGGAAGGTTGGTTCTCTATCAGTGTTGGCAGCTCACCAATTCGTATCATGATGCCACTGCATGAAATCGACCACTTTGAACTGCTGCCTTACGTCAAGCCAGTGTCGATCTACTTTGAAAAGATCCAGTTGCCTGCTCGTAAAACCCCTTTGGAACAACAATTGCCTGTAATCGAGTTTCCCATCGGAGGCACCGCTCGCAACATGACATCAGATCTGTTTAGCCCGTTGCTCGTGAATTTCGAAAGTCAGCGAGGAAATGTCTTCTCTGGTTGTGGTAGCAGAATGAGAGGCTTTGAGCTGAGAGAGCGTCCGGAAGAGGAACGCTCTCCAGAAACCAAATCAACAGTGATGTGGAATTACTGGGCTAACATTAAAATGAATCACCAGTTGGACTTCACTTTCAAGTCTGGCACAGCAAAGAAGGGCGGACGCAGTTCCTATAACTGTAGCGGAGCTTGGGGTGTGGTTAACGTAGCTTCGTTGAACAAACCTTTAGAATCGATTGATACCGTTCGTTTACAATTCCTGCCGAAGACAGCCGACGACTAG
- a CDS encoding winged helix-turn-helix domain-containing protein, producing MKTIKLPLKSAQRLMVASQKLTGPALDPVQIIEHLGYVQIDTISVVERAHHHVFWSRNPKYSPTDLDNLIESRDAFEYWSHAASYLPMKDYRYSLPLKKEFQKREASWYPKDLKMMKQVLTRIRKEGPLRSKDFEMTKKGKSGWWDWKPAKKALERLFLEGKLEITRREGFQKVYDLPENVIPGSVDTTLPSETDYARFLIQRTLQHHGLASVSEIAYMRKAQTKKTVLTTLNEMVAAGEISQVAVEGVDEPYFALRQALENIPRVGPKIHILSPFDNLIIQRNKLITLFDFDYKIECYVPAPKRKYGYFSLPVLQGSRFVARIDCKADRSKHKLIVQSIHYEKNVDQSLLQKKMKSKLLAFAKFNGCNAVEFNVK from the coding sequence ATGAAAACCATCAAGTTGCCATTGAAATCCGCACAGCGTTTGATGGTGGCTAGTCAGAAGCTGACAGGACCCGCTTTAGATCCCGTGCAAATCATTGAGCATCTGGGGTACGTTCAGATTGATACCATCTCTGTCGTGGAACGTGCTCATCACCATGTGTTCTGGAGTCGAAACCCAAAATACAGTCCAACCGACCTGGACAATCTCATTGAATCACGAGATGCGTTTGAGTATTGGAGTCATGCCGCCTCTTACCTGCCGATGAAAGACTACCGGTATTCTTTACCACTGAAGAAAGAATTTCAAAAACGCGAGGCTTCCTGGTACCCCAAAGACCTGAAAATGATGAAACAGGTTTTAACCAGGATCCGCAAAGAAGGTCCGCTGCGATCCAAAGACTTTGAGATGACAAAGAAAGGCAAATCGGGATGGTGGGATTGGAAACCAGCCAAAAAAGCGTTAGAGAGACTGTTTCTTGAAGGCAAGCTGGAAATTACCCGCCGAGAAGGGTTTCAGAAAGTATACGATCTCCCCGAGAATGTGATTCCCGGTTCTGTAGACACGACACTACCCAGCGAAACCGACTATGCCCGATTTCTGATTCAAAGAACGCTGCAGCATCATGGATTAGCCTCTGTAAGCGAAATTGCCTACATGCGCAAAGCGCAAACCAAGAAAACCGTTTTGACGACCCTCAACGAAATGGTGGCCGCGGGAGAGATATCACAAGTCGCCGTAGAAGGAGTTGACGAGCCTTATTTTGCTCTCAGACAAGCATTAGAGAACATCCCCAGAGTCGGCCCTAAAATTCACATTCTATCCCCGTTTGACAATTTGATCATTCAAAGAAATAAGCTGATCACCTTGTTTGATTTTGATTATAAGATTGAATGCTACGTTCCTGCACCCAAAAGAAAGTATGGCTATTTTTCGCTACCGGTCCTCCAGGGCAGCCGCTTTGTTGCCCGGATCGATTGCAAAGCAGATCGAAGCAAGCACAAGCTGATCGTTCAATCCATTCACTACGAAAAAAATGTAGATCAGAGTTTATTACAGAAAAAAATGAAATCAAAATTATTGGCATTCGCCAAATTCAATGGATGCAACGCAGTGGAATTCAACGTGAAATGA
- a CDS encoding GNAT family N-acetyltransferase translates to MTWLEPMTLNGPGVRLELLDQRHHDDLVEATRDGALWKLWYTSVPGPDGVAAEIQRRLDLFEQQQMLPFAIIAESSNKAVGMTTFMNVDAANRRVEIGSTWLRKSVQRTGLNTQCKLLLLTHAFEVLDCIAVELRTHFFNRQSRAGIERLGAKLDGILRNHQISPNGTLRDTCVYSIIAGEWPTVKAHLTFQATRPS, encoded by the coding sequence ATGACCTGGTTAGAACCGATGACTCTTAACGGCCCTGGTGTCCGACTGGAACTGCTTGATCAGAGACATCATGACGATCTTGTTGAGGCAACGAGGGATGGCGCACTGTGGAAGCTCTGGTATACCTCCGTGCCTGGACCCGATGGTGTGGCAGCAGAAATTCAAAGACGACTTGATTTGTTCGAACAGCAGCAAATGCTGCCCTTTGCAATCATTGCAGAATCATCGAACAAGGCCGTCGGTATGACCACTTTCATGAATGTCGATGCAGCGAATCGGCGGGTTGAGATTGGATCAACGTGGCTCCGCAAATCGGTGCAGAGGACAGGACTTAACACGCAATGCAAGCTGCTCTTACTGACACATGCGTTTGAAGTGTTGGATTGTATTGCCGTCGAGCTCCGAACGCATTTTTTTAATCGACAGAGTCGCGCTGGTATCGAACGTCTGGGAGCGAAGCTCGACGGAATCTTGCGAAACCATCAGATCTCACCGAACGGCACACTGCGTGACACGTGTGTTTATTCCATTATCGCCGGCGAATGGCCTACGGTGAAAGCACATCTGACATTTCAGGCAACACGTCCGAGTTGA
- a CDS encoding response regulator — MNDQDKSTDQENQLECRVLLAEDMPDNQRLVSYYLKQAGAEVFIAEDGQIAYDLALEARDHGFPFDVILMDIQMPSIDGNEATKKLRDAGYTSPIIAITSHTDRHDRDTCVAAGCDNYTTKPVDRDKLIELVAHYASLQKKKKCIDEQAII; from the coding sequence ATGAACGATCAAGACAAATCCACAGATCAGGAAAATCAACTCGAATGCCGAGTTCTACTAGCGGAAGATATGCCCGATAACCAAAGGCTGGTCTCATATTACTTGAAACAGGCAGGCGCTGAAGTGTTCATCGCGGAAGACGGGCAGATTGCGTACGATCTTGCTCTGGAAGCGCGGGACCACGGATTCCCCTTTGATGTCATTCTCATGGATATTCAGATGCCGTCAATCGATGGAAATGAAGCCACAAAAAAACTACGTGATGCAGGTTATACCAGTCCGATTATTGCCATCACCTCTCATACGGATCGCCATGATCGAGATACCTGTGTGGCGGCTGGCTGTGACAATTACACAACCAAACCGGTTGATCGAGATAAACTCATCGAGTTAGTGGCTCATTATGCCTCGCTACAAAAAAAGAAAAAATGTATTGACGAACAGGCCATAATTTAA
- a CDS encoding glyoxalase superfamily protein codes for MPDTARFNSAAPCLLVRDILRSLEFYKCVLGCEPGYLEADPPVYATLHRDDVTIHLALDRDGDKAGSNRCCVFVTNVDALYEACIAASAKITRKIEDSPYGLRDFNLSDPDGNEILFGEPFRK; via the coding sequence ATGCCTGACACAGCGAGATTCAACAGTGCCGCGCCATGCCTGTTAGTCCGAGACATACTTCGCTCGCTTGAATTCTACAAATGTGTTCTGGGCTGTGAACCTGGCTACCTGGAAGCCGATCCCCCTGTGTATGCAACGCTTCATCGAGACGATGTCACCATCCACCTCGCTCTTGATCGTGATGGCGATAAGGCGGGGTCGAATAGATGTTGTGTATTTGTCACCAATGTGGACGCTCTGTACGAGGCCTGTATTGCTGCGAGTGCGAAGATTACACGAAAGATCGAAGACTCACCATATGGTCTGCGGGACTTTAATCTCTCTGATCCCGACGGCAACGAGATTCTATTCGGTGAACCCTTCCGAAAGTAG